The following nucleotide sequence is from Luteolibacter rhizosphaerae.
GATGTTCCCGCACCACGAGAACGAGATCGCGCAGAGCAAGTGTGCCTGCGGCGGTCACTTCGCCGCGCATTGGTTCCACTCGACCCACCTGCTGGTGGACGGCGGGAAGATGTCGAAGTCGAAGCAGAATTTTTACACGCTCGACGATCTCAAGGCGAAGGGCTTCACGGCGATGGAGCTGCGTTACGTCCTGATCGGTGCGCATTACCGGAAGCAGCTCAACTTCACCCTAGATTCGCTGCATGGTGCCCGCGAGGCGATGGCGAAGCTTGCGAAAGGCGCGCGCAGCCTTGCCACGAAGGCTCCGGCTGAAGTGCCGCTGAGCTCGGTGGAATTCGGGCCCTTCCAAGCGGCTTGGGATTCGCTCAACGACGACCTGAACACCCCGGGCTGCTTGGGCGGACTCTTCACCGGTCTGCGTGAAGCCTCGAAGTTGGAAGGGGCAGAGGCCGCCAAGGCATTGGCCGCTTTCAACCGGGTCCTGCGGGCGTTGGGGGTGACCCTGCCCGAGGAAGAACCGGAAGCTGAAGTGCCCGCGGAGATCAAGGCGATCGCCGAGGAGCGTTGGGCTGCCCGGACGGCCAAGGATTGGGCGAAGGCGGACGAGATGCGCAAGCAGCTCACCGAGCTGGGCTGGAACATGAAGGACGGGAAGGAAAGCTACGAGCTGACGCCGGTATAGGGTGCGGCTTGCACCTGTAAGAATGCTCAACTAGGATAGCATCATGATCTTGAGCGCCGTAATCACGGAAGCCGAGGAGGGCGGTTTCATCGCTCTCAATCCCGAGACTGGGACCACCACCCAAGGTGATTCCTTTGAGGAGGCACTCGAGAATCTTCGGGAGGCCACCGCTCTTTATCTGGAGGAGTTTCCGATGAGCCAGAAGCGTCCGGCCGTTATGACCAGCTTCGAGTTGACTCATGCCTAAGCTGCCCCTGATCAGTGGTATCGAGTGCCGGCGAGCCTTGATGAAGTTGGGCTTCGAGGAAGTTCGGCAGCGCGGCAGCCATGTGGTCATGAAGAAAGGTGGCGTCGGCTGTGTGGTGCCTATGCTCAAAGAGATCAAAGTTGGAACATTGGCAGGAATTCTCCGTCAGGCAGGAGTTTCGGCTGAGACTTTTATCGAGTCGCTTTAACCGTCATTCCATTTTCCCTTCGCTTATGAACCTGCCCATCCGTCCCCGCCGCAACCGCCGCACGCCGGCGATCCGTTCGCTAGTCCGTGAGAACGTGCTGACGGCGGCGGACTTCATCCTGCCGATGTTCCTGCATGAGGATGCGGTGGACACGCCGATCGCATCGATGCCGGGCGTTACGCGCTGGTCTTTGGAGGGGCTGGTGAAGGAGGCCGGGGAGGCGCATGCGCTGGGGGTGCCGGCGGTGGTGCTGTTCCCGAAGATCGAGGAGGATCTGAAGACGCCGCTGGCGGAGGAGGCCCACAATGACGAGGGCCTCGTGCCGCGGGCGATCCGGGCGCTGAAGGCGGCGTATCCGACGCTGTGCGTGATCACGGATGTGGCGCTGGATCCCTACAATTCCGATGGCCACGACGGCGTGGTCCGTCGCGATGCTAAGGGGGAACTTCAGATCCTGAACGACGAGACCGTCGAGATCCTCTGCCAGCAGGCGCTCTGTCATGCGCGGGCCGGTGCGGATATCGTCTCCCCGAGCGACATGATGGACGGTCGCGTGGCTGCGCTGCGCGAGGCGCTGGACTCGGCGGGCTTCGAGCATGTCTCGGTGCTGAGCTATTCGGCCAAGTATGCCTCGGCTTTTTACGGGCCCTTCCGGGGGGCCTTGGACTCCGCACCGAAGGAAGGGGACAAGAAGACCTATCAGATGGATCCGGGTAACGCGCGCGAGGCGATCCGCGAGATCCTGCTCGATGAAGCGGAGGGTTCGGACATGATCATGGTGAAGCCCGCGGGCCCCTATCTGGATATCATCGCGCGGGTGAGGGAAAGTACGATGCTTCCCGTAGCCGCTTACCAGGTCAGCGGCGAGTATCTCATGATCGAGAGCGCTGCCGCCGCCGGTTGGGTGGATGGCAAGGCGATCGCCTTGGAGAGCCTGATGGGGATCAAGCGGGCGGGCGCGGACATGATCCTGACCTACTACGCCAAGCGCGCGGCGGAGTGGCTGAAGTAATGCGGTTTTACCCAAGGTAAGCGCTTGAGAACCGCGAATGGACGCCAATTGACGCGAATGGGATCCGATCCTCGTGCCGTCCGTCCTCGTCGATTTGTGGTCACAGATTGCGAATGCGGCTGGCCTGAGGCTTTTACCGCCATCCGTTGACAGGCCGCGGCGACTTGGATTCTCTCGGTAGCGATGAGAAGCCTGTCCTCCGTGATATTCCGCTGCTGTGTGGCAGGGGGCATGGTGTTTGCCGGGTGGGCGGGCTATCACGTCGCCGCGAGAAACGGCCCGGAGGCGGTCGGGAATGAGGGTATAGAGGCTCCGGGCAAGGTTGCGGGGCGTGTTCCGCGGGAGGTGTCCACCGGCACGGTCGCCAATCTTGCCGATCTGGCGAAGCGAATGGACGATGAGGAGCTGCGCGCGCATGAGGCGTGGACGGCGATCAAGGATCTTCCGGCGGAGCGGATTCGGGAGGAGCTTCTGCCATTGGCGAAGGACATGAGCTCGAGCCTCGGGGAGTTTCACATGATGATGCTCTTTCGCTGGGCGCAGCTGGAACCCCATGCGGCGATGGACTATGCCGAGTGCTTTCCCAATCTGCTGGATGTGGGGCCCTGCCGGGTCACCGCATTCACCTCCTGGTGGAAGAAGGATCCGGCGGGAGCCTACCAATGGGCGATCTCGGATCCTGCAGCCCAGAAGGAGCGCTTGGAATGGGTTGTCTCGGTGCTGAAGAAGGAGGCCGGAGACATGGCGCTCCAGAGGGCGAGGGAGCAGGGACGCGATGCCTTGGACGCGATGGCTTTTGATCTGGTCCCGCCCGCATCCGATCAGGTGGCGATGGATCGACTGATGGAATCGGCGGGAAGTCACGAGGTTAGAGATGCGCTGAAGCGAGCGGCTTTCGCCAAGGATCTAGAAATGGCAGA
It contains:
- a CDS encoding type II toxin-antitoxin system HicB family antitoxin, with the translated sequence MILSAVITEAEEGGFIALNPETGTTTQGDSFEEALENLREATALYLEEFPMSQKRPAVMTSFELTHA
- a CDS encoding type II toxin-antitoxin system HicA family toxin; translation: MPKLPLISGIECRRALMKLGFEEVRQRGSHVVMKKGGVGCVVPMLKEIKVGTLAGILRQAGVSAETFIESL
- the hemB gene encoding porphobilinogen synthase, which encodes MNLPIRPRRNRRTPAIRSLVRENVLTAADFILPMFLHEDAVDTPIASMPGVTRWSLEGLVKEAGEAHALGVPAVVLFPKIEEDLKTPLAEEAHNDEGLVPRAIRALKAAYPTLCVITDVALDPYNSDGHDGVVRRDAKGELQILNDETVEILCQQALCHARAGADIVSPSDMMDGRVAALREALDSAGFEHVSVLSYSAKYASAFYGPFRGALDSAPKEGDKKTYQMDPGNAREAIREILLDEAEGSDMIMVKPAGPYLDIIARVRESTMLPVAAYQVSGEYLMIESAAAAGWVDGKAIALESLMGIKRAGADMILTYYAKRAAEWLK